The Pseudanabaena sp. ABRG5-3 genome includes the window ATTCTCTACATCAATAAGCCGCATATTGGTACATTTAAGCTCGTTGGTATCGTCCAAAACTTCCGCGCCAGAATTGAGGAACTTGGAGGGGAAATTCGTTTTCAAAGTCGAGTGGAAGATATCGATATTCAAAAAGGGAAGGCGAAGGGAGTGATCCTTGCTAGTGGCGAATATATTGCTAGCAATCATATAGTTCTTGCAGTTGGTCATAGCGCCCGTGATACCTTCCAAATGCTTTACGATCGCGGTGTTTATATCGAAGCAAAACCTTTCTCGATTGGCTTCAGAATTGAGCATCCCCAAACACTGATCGATCGCGCTAGATTTGGTGACTATGCAGGGCATAAAACCTTGGGTGCTGCTGATTATAAGCTGGTGCATCATTGCAAAAATGGACGCTCGGTTTATAGTTTCTGTATGTGTCCGGGGGGATTAGTCGTGGCGGCAACCTCGGAAGTTGGGCGCGTAGTGACTAATGGTATGAGTCAATATTCGCGCAATGAACGCAATGCCAATAGCGGTATCGTCGTGGGGATTACTCCCGATGATTATCCAGAACATCCTCTGGCAGGTATTGATTTTCAGCGTCGTTTAGAATCCCGTGCCTTTGAGCTTGGTGGCGGAACCTATGCAGCGCCTGCTCAGCTAGTGGGTGATTTTCTAGCGAATCGTCCCTCTCAGGCTCTTGGCAATGTACATCCATCCTATACACCAAATGTGCTTTTGGGCGACCTCAGCCAGAGTTTGCCTGACTATGCGATCGCTGCCATCCGTGAGGCAATTCCTGAGTTTAATAAAAAAATCAAAGGGTTTGCGATGGATGATGCCATGCTCACGGGTGTGGAAACGCGGACTTCTTCGCCAATTAGGATTAAACGCAATGAGAACTACCAAAGCCTAAACACGGAAGGACTTTTCCCTGCGGGAGAAGGTGCGGGCTATGCAGGTGGTATTCTCTCGGCGGGAATTGATGGGATTAAGGTAGCTGAGGCTGTGGCTCTAAGTATTTTAGAGGCAAGTCCCTAATACTTTTCCCAATAAAAAATAGGTGGTCATGTCTCCCTTACCTTTAACTGTGATTACACCTCTTTCTTCAAACTTATAGAGATGTTTAATGCGCTCATAGGCACATGCACTGACTTGAATTTTGCCTGCAATTCCATGGGATTCCATGCGTGAGGCGGTATTAACTGTATCTCCCCAAAGGTCATAAGCAAATTTTTTTAGTCCGATGACACCTGCAACTACAGGACCTGTGTGAATACCAATGCGAATACTCAGGTTTTTTCCTGTCTCTTGATTGAATTTATGCATCGCTATTTGCATATCGATCGCCATATCAGCGATCGCCTCAGTATGATCAGGTCGAGGGTAGGGAAGTCCCGATACCACCAAATAGGCATCACCGATGGTTTTAATCTTTTCTAATTGATGGATTTCGACCAAACGATCAAAGTGAGAAAAAATTTGATTGAGAAATTCCACAACTTGATTGGGTGGTAAATGACTAGAAAGTTGTGTAAATCCGACAATATCCGCAAATAAAACTGTCACATCGGTAAAGCTATCGGCAATAGTATTCTCATCATCTTTGAGCCTCATTGCGATTGATTCAGGTAAAATATTTAGTAACAGTTTCTCAGAGGTATTGCGAGCATAAAATTCTGACTTAGCTAATTTCTCATAGAGATAAACAGAAATGTTGCTAATAAAACAAGTCCAAAATATGTTAATAAACCAAGAGATTGTAGGTATATTATTAGGAATCACCTCAATACCTACAGCAATATTTACTATAAAGTAATAGGCTAATCCTCCTAATTGTGAGATAAGATGAAATCGCCAACGAACTGGTACTAAAGTGGCTTGAGAGAAAAATGTCACCATCCACCAAATTAACATCATCTCTGGCTTGACTTGCCTACTTATGGTGTCAACGAGTTGGATTAATATTGTAATTGTCCAAGAAATGCTTAAGAAAATAAGTGAAGTTTGTAATGGTGATCGTAGTCTTTTGAGATGGTTTGTACCATAGATAATTGCTGCTAAAATTATCAGAATGGTAATAAGCCAAATTTGCGAAAAGTGGGTAGAACCCATTAATAAATATATAAATTGCTCCCCTAGTAATGTGACAAAGTAAAAGAATGCAATTCGCATTCCTAAACTAAGTCGCTTTTGCATAAACTGCTGTCGCCATAGTTGATATTCAGGTGTTTCCAAATCACGATTTCTTTTTAGAAAGCTAAACATCATGTTTTGCGATCGCGCAGGTAATATATTAACTGGGGATTTTATCTTATAAATTAAGGTGATCGCTTATCTCTATTAATATTCAGCGAGATTGCTGATAACTACCACCATAAGCCGATCAGAGCGAGATTAACCTCGGTGTAACTTGTGCCTTCTGTTGGTTTCGTCTGTTGATGACTAGCAAGAAGTTCCCTTAGGGCATCTAGTTCGATATTGTTTTGGGCGATCGCTTTATTTAGCTTATCTTTAATTGGTTTCAGCACTAACCGAATCTGCATCGCCCGAATCGAGTCAGGAGCGCGATCTTCGACTAAAACATGGCTTTGCAATAAATTAATGGACTTAAGATTTTGCTGCATGGCGATCGCGGTAATCTCTTTGCTGACCTCTTCCACAAATTGGCGACTAACATACTTTAAGACCACAGGCTCCAGCAAAAACATCACTTCTCCCTGTTCGCTGATTTTCTCTATTAGCGATCGCCACCGTAATGACTCAAGGGCATCGATGAGTTCTGAACCAGAGGCTTGTAAATTCATCTCTGAGCGCAAAGTGGAGAGAGAGACTGGACGATGCTTGATGGCGAGCCAGTACAATATATCTTTTTCTAATTTTGAGAGTCGCTCAAACTGTTGATAGAGCAATGTGCGTAACACATCACCAAGAGCTAGAGCGGTCTGTTTGAGAAATTCCGAAACATTCCCATTAAACAGTTCCTGAATGGTTCCCGCGACAATTCGTAAAGCCGAAGGATTGCCGCGATATTGTTGAATCAGCGCATCTAATCCATTCTCGGAACCTTTAAAGCCTCTGGCTCTTAGCAACTCAAATGCTCCTTGGCGTTGTAATCCATTCACTTTGTAATAGCGAATTGGTTGATCTTCCCCTTGGTGCATCGAGATTTCTTTAGGTTGTTCGCGTCCAATCAGGATTAAAGAACTTTGATGGCGCTCGGCTCCCACGCGCTGCAACAATTCAGCATATAATTCGCAACCTTGACGATAGGCTCCTACCAGTTCGCCATCTTGGAGAGTTGCCTCAAAATCATCCAGCACAATTAAACAACGCTTCTGACGTAAAACCTCTAATAAATCGGAAATACTGCTACCTGTTTGCTGAGAATGATTGAGAAATTGCAGCAGATCAGAAATTAATTGAGCAGTGGGCTGTGCGCCCCGCAGCGATCGCCAAATCAAACAATCAAACTGCGATTGCATATTTTCGACTAATTTGACTGCTAGTGCGGTCTTGCCAATGCCCCCCATACCACAAATTGCCAAGAGATGACAGCGATCGCCTACAACCCACTGCTCCAATTTGGCAATTTCTTCAATCCGTCCATAAAAGGTTTGAATATTCGGGGCTTCACCCCAATCAGCCAAATTCGTCTGCGAACTAGTTGGCGAATTGATCGCAGGATCATGCAAACTTTGACGCTGAGCCTTATAACCTTTTGCCTCTAGCCATTCAGGAACTTTTTCCCAACGTAAAGTATTAATGGGCTGATCGGCGATCGCTTCTAGTGATCTATATAGCCCCTTATTTAACTCCACCCGTAAAGCCCCCGAAGTCCATGCCAATTTAAAGGCAAGCTGCCCTGGTCGATAGCGACAGAGTAAACCCCGCAAACAAGCCTTTTCAAATGGTTTAATTTCCTTACCACTAGCAGCTTGTAAATCGGCGTAGAGTCGATTTAAGTCCCAGTTTTGTGCCGCTTCTGGGAATAGCCCTTCAATGTGTTCGTTGTCAGATAACATGACAGGATACTGCGGCGAACGATCGCATAGATGTTTATCAATTTATCTGGATCGTAACAAAAAATCAGCGATCACTAGACATAATGCTTAAAGTGGCGGATGGTTTCAAGCTGTTAGCCATATAAACTATAGATAGCACTTTTATCGGACAAAGTATCGTCAACTATGTTAAGTAAACTGCAACAACTAGGAATAAACTCGGATGGGCGCTACGCTAGCGATGATGAATTGCAGTTTATGGATAACTATATCAACTCCTTTGATGCAAGGGTAGAAGCATATCGTCGGATCAAAGCTGTAGAGACAGAAATTGTTGAAGCTGTTTTTGCCAAAATTCAGGCATCGCATCCCAAAGCCCTATTAATCAGAGGTGAAGATACGCAGATTAAATGGAAACAAGATACTTTGCGGGTATTGCGTCATTCCGCAATGACAGTTTTGTTGGATGACCCCGAACTTTTGCGACAGCAGTTTTTATATTGGTTTCAGACGATTATGCAGGCTTTTGGCGCACAGGAAGCTTGTAATGTGACTTATTTAGTGATGCAGGATGTGGTCAAACAGATTTTGCCTAAGGATATTGCTGGTCTGTTATGCCCTATTTTGGAAATGAACCGCAATCTTTTGGGAGCACAGCTACGAGACTTGTAAAGTAAAAGAATTGGTAGTGCTAAATAGGTAAGGATGGGCGGCGCAAAGCGCCGCCCATCCTTACCTCAATAAATCCTTTTCTTTTTAGGACTACCAAAGAATTAATGACACAGTTACGAGGATAGAGAGTTAGCCTTTGAATTTTATGTGTTTTTCTGATGCTAAAAATAGCTATACAATAATGGTTGAAAAAGTTGAAGCCTAAATGTGAGGAGTTAGAGCTTACCTAGCTCATTTGTTATGGGGAAAATTAATTTTGCGTCTTGGCGATCGCGATTTCGCTTGCTACTTTTGTCATTCTTAGGATTAGCGATCGCGTTAATGCTCAATTTTCCTTTTTGGGCGATCGCTCAAACTCCTGTTAGTAGTAATAATCCTACTAATGATGCTGCCATTAACACAATTGAGCAACCAACAATTACCCCAATTAGACCCACCAATAACAACGAGTTACGTGGTATCTGGCTCACTAATGTTGATAGTGATGTTTTATTTTCTAAACAACGCATTCAGCAAGCAATTAACAGATTAAAACGCTTAAAGTTTAATACCCTGTATCCTACGGTTTGGAATGGGGGGTATACCCTATATCACAGTAAAGTTGCCCAAAAGTCATTTGGTGTAGAGATCGATCCCAACCCTGACCTTCAGAATCGCGATATGCTCGCCGAGGTGATCGAGTTAGGGCATGAGCAAAATTTTGCGGTAATTCCTTGGTTTGAATATGGATTAATGACTGAGGAAGGTTCTGAGTTGATGCGTCAACATCCTGACTGGGTTAGCAACCGTAAAGATGGCTCTCAAGTTTTTGTGCATGGAGAAAATAACCAACATCGGCTAGTTTGGCTTACCCCAGCCCATCCTGAAGTCCAAAAGTTTCTGACGGATCTAATTGTAGAGGTCGTCCAAAAATATGATTTAGATGGGATTCAACTAGACGATCATTTTGGTATGCCAGCAGAACTTGGCTACGATGACTATACGGTCTCCCTATATAAAAAAGAGCATTTCGGCAGGCTCCCGTCTGACGATTTCCAAGACTCTGAATGGATGCGATGGCGTGCTAGCAAGCTTAGCAATTTGATGCAGAAGATCGCTAAAGCTGTTAGAGCAGTCAAACCTAACTGTCTAATTTCTTTATCCCCTAACCCTAAGGATTTCTCCTATAGAAAGTATCTCCAAGATTGGTATAGCTGGGTTTATTTAGGATTAGTCGATGAGTTAGTGGTGCAACTATACCGAGATAATATCGAAAACTTTACCAAAGAGTTAGAGCGTCCTGAATGGCAAGAAATTCGCCAAAAAGTTCCTGTCGCAGTTGGGATTTTGACAGGTTTAAGAATTCAAAATGTCGATATGCGCCAAATTAAGGGACAGGTTAAGGTTGCCCGTGAGATGTCCTTTGATGGGTTTTCTTTTTTCTTCTATGAAACTTTAGGCAATCGTGATGCTTCCTTTGAGTCTCTCTTTTTTGCGCCTGCCACTCGTCCCGATTTAAAAAATATTGCTTCTGCAAGAAGTTAGTTACAAATAAAGGCGGCGCAATGCGCCGCCTTTATTTGTAGAAAAAAGCTTGAATCTTTTCTACAAACAATTCTGGATTTTCAAAATGGATATTGTGTCCACAACTAGGCACAATTTCTAACTGTGAATATTTGTTTAGTTGTTTCATTTGTTGATTGATTTGGACAAACTTAGGATCTAACTCTCCTGTTAGCAAAAGTAAGGGGTTTTTAATTTTAGGCAGATCTTCCCATAATGATGGCTGCATACCTGTACTGAGATCGCGCAATGA containing:
- a CDS encoding NAD(P)/FAD-dependent oxidoreductase, with protein sequence MLRITEIKLPLDHPEDALKLAILKKLQIKPEELTSYSIFKRSYDARKKTDIYLVYIVDVETPLEKQLSDRLSKDPHVKPTPDISYHNVAKAPSNLKTRPIVIGMGPAGMFAGLMLAQMGFRPIILERGKAVRDRTADTFNFWKKRAAFNPESNAQFGEGGAGTFSDGKLYSQVKDPQHYGRKVLTEFVNAGASPEILYINKPHIGTFKLVGIVQNFRARIEELGGEIRFQSRVEDIDIQKGKAKGVILASGEYIASNHIVLAVGHSARDTFQMLYDRGVYIEAKPFSIGFRIEHPQTLIDRARFGDYAGHKTLGAADYKLVHHCKNGRSVYSFCMCPGGLVVAATSEVGRVVTNGMSQYSRNERNANSGIVVGITPDDYPEHPLAGIDFQRRLESRAFELGGGTYAAPAQLVGDFLANRPSQALGNVHPSYTPNVLLGDLSQSLPDYAIAAIREAIPEFNKKIKGFAMDDAMLTGVETRTSSPIRIKRNENYQSLNTEGLFPAGEGAGYAGGILSAGIDGIKVAEAVALSILEASP
- a CDS encoding adenylate/guanylate cyclase domain-containing protein, encoding MMFSFLKRNRDLETPEYQLWRQQFMQKRLSLGMRIAFFYFVTLLGEQFIYLLMGSTHFSQIWLITILIILAAIIYGTNHLKRLRSPLQTSLIFLSISWTITILIQLVDTISRQVKPEMMLIWWMVTFFSQATLVPVRWRFHLISQLGGLAYYFIVNIAVGIEVIPNNIPTISWFINIFWTCFISNISVYLYEKLAKSEFYARNTSEKLLLNILPESIAMRLKDDENTIADSFTDVTVLFADIVGFTQLSSHLPPNQVVEFLNQIFSHFDRLVEIHQLEKIKTIGDAYLVVSGLPYPRPDHTEAIADMAIDMQIAMHKFNQETGKNLSIRIGIHTGPVVAGVIGLKKFAYDLWGDTVNTASRMESHGIAGKIQVSACAYERIKHLYKFEERGVITVKGKGDMTTYFLLGKVLGTCL
- a CDS encoding NB-ARC domain-containing protein — translated: MLSDNEHIEGLFPEAAQNWDLNRLYADLQAASGKEIKPFEKACLRGLLCRYRPGQLAFKLAWTSGALRVELNKGLYRSLEAIADQPINTLRWEKVPEWLEAKGYKAQRQSLHDPAINSPTSSQTNLADWGEAPNIQTFYGRIEEIAKLEQWVVGDRCHLLAICGMGGIGKTALAVKLVENMQSQFDCLIWRSLRGAQPTAQLISDLLQFLNHSQQTGSSISDLLEVLRQKRCLIVLDDFEATLQDGELVGAYRQGCELYAELLQRVGAERHQSSLILIGREQPKEISMHQGEDQPIRYYKVNGLQRQGAFELLRARGFKGSENGLDALIQQYRGNPSALRIVAGTIQELFNGNVSEFLKQTALALGDVLRTLLYQQFERLSKLEKDILYWLAIKHRPVSLSTLRSEMNLQASGSELIDALESLRWRSLIEKISEQGEVMFLLEPVVLKYVSRQFVEEVSKEITAIAMQQNLKSINLLQSHVLVEDRAPDSIRAMQIRLVLKPIKDKLNKAIAQNNIELDALRELLASHQQTKPTEGTSYTEVNLALIGLWW
- a CDS encoding phycobilisome protein, with protein sequence MLSKLQQLGINSDGRYASDDELQFMDNYINSFDARVEAYRRIKAVETEIVEAVFAKIQASHPKALLIRGEDTQIKWKQDTLRVLRHSAMTVLLDDPELLRQQFLYWFQTIMQAFGAQEACNVTYLVMQDVVKQILPKDIAGLLCPILEMNRNLLGAQLRDL
- a CDS encoding glycoside hydrolase family 10 protein, which encodes MGKINFASWRSRFRLLLLSFLGLAIALMLNFPFWAIAQTPVSSNNPTNDAAINTIEQPTITPIRPTNNNELRGIWLTNVDSDVLFSKQRIQQAINRLKRLKFNTLYPTVWNGGYTLYHSKVAQKSFGVEIDPNPDLQNRDMLAEVIELGHEQNFAVIPWFEYGLMTEEGSELMRQHPDWVSNRKDGSQVFVHGENNQHRLVWLTPAHPEVQKFLTDLIVEVVQKYDLDGIQLDDHFGMPAELGYDDYTVSLYKKEHFGRLPSDDFQDSEWMRWRASKLSNLMQKIAKAVRAVKPNCLISLSPNPKDFSYRKYLQDWYSWVYLGLVDELVVQLYRDNIENFTKELERPEWQEIRQKVPVAVGILTGLRIQNVDMRQIKGQVKVAREMSFDGFSFFFYETLGNRDASFESLFFAPATRPDLKNIASARS